One region of Amphiprion ocellaris isolate individual 3 ecotype Okinawa chromosome 9, ASM2253959v1, whole genome shotgun sequence genomic DNA includes:
- the cxcr3.1 gene encoding C-X-C chemokine receptor type 3.1 isoform X1: MSEVYSLSSQTVGDMLSDALDDLEDYNSSYDYSLSNWSGVCDLNEGMKFEVVFIPILYCVAFIVGILGNGVLLGVLFHSRKIWSVTDTFILHLGVADILLLVTLPFWATQYAQDDGWTFRTPLCKIVGSVFVINFYCGIFLLACISLDRYLSIVHATQMYSRRKPWVVQASCLSVWFFSLLLSIPDWIFFEAVLDIRRQRTECIRNYFIFGERAVFVGQWASRLLYHIVGFLLPSAILIYCYSCILERLRCGTQGLQKQKAFRVIVTVVVAFFLCWTPYNITLMVDTLHSGNSTDTCGKRSSLDKAKTVTFTLGCLHCCLNPILYAFVGVKFRRQLMDILRSLGCKLKTSAKFQSTVNSRRSSIWSESADTSHSTAI; encoded by the exons ATGTCAGAGGTTTACTCTTTG AGCTCACAGACAGTCGGTGACATGTTGAGTGACGCCTTGGATGACTTGGAGGACTACAATAGTTCTTATGACTACAGTCTCAGCAACTGGAGTGGTGTTTGTGACCTGAATGAAGGCATGAAGTTTGAGGTGGTGTTCATACCAATTCTTTACTGTGTGGCATTTATTGTGGGTATCCTTGGGAATGGAGTGCTGCTGGGAGTACTGTTTCACAGCAGAAAGATCTGGAGTGTGACAGACACCTTCATCCTCCATCTGGGTGTTGCAGACATACTGCTGTTGGTGACACTGCCCTTCTGGGCAACACAGTATGCtcaagatgatggatggacatttCGCACTCCCCTCTGCAAGATTGTCGgatctgtttttgtg ATCAACTTCTACTGTGGGATCTTTCTCCTGGCCTGCATTAGTTTGGACCGCTACCTGTCAATAGTCCATGCCACCCAGATGTACTCCCGCAGGAAGCCCTGGGTTGTTCAGGCCAGTTGCTTGTCAGTGTGGTTCTTCTCCCTGCTCCTCTCTATCCCTGACTGGATCTTTTTTGAAGCTGTGCTGGATATCAGACGACAGAGAACGGAATGTATTCGCAACTATTTCATTTTTGGTGAAAGGGCTGTATTTGTCGGGCAGTGGGCATCACGTCTGCTTTATCACATAGTGGGCTTTCTGCTTCCTTCAGCCATCCTGATCTACTGCTACTCCTGCATTCTAGAGAGACTGCGATGTGGCACACAGGGCCTTCAAAAGCAAAAAGCTTTTAGGGTCATTGTCACTGTGGTGGTGGCTTTCTTTCTCTGCTGGACACCGTACAACATCACACTCATGGTGGACACACTTCATTCTGGCAATAGCACTGACACCTGTGGAAAGAGATCATCTCTGGATAAGGCGAAAACAGTGACCTTCACTTTGGGATGCCTCCACTGCTGCCTCAATCCCATCCTGTATGCCTTTGTGGGTGTAAAGTTCCGGCGTCAGCTCATGGACATCCTGAGGTCTCTGGGCTGCAAGCTGAAGACAAGTGCCAAATTCCAGTCTACTGTCAACAGCAGGAGAAGCTCCATTTGGTCTGAGTCTGCTGACACCTCCCACTCTACTGCCATCTGA
- the cxcr3.1 gene encoding C-X-C chemokine receptor type 3.1 isoform X2 — MHSSQTVGDMLSDALDDLEDYNSSYDYSLSNWSGVCDLNEGMKFEVVFIPILYCVAFIVGILGNGVLLGVLFHSRKIWSVTDTFILHLGVADILLLVTLPFWATQYAQDDGWTFRTPLCKIVGSVFVINFYCGIFLLACISLDRYLSIVHATQMYSRRKPWVVQASCLSVWFFSLLLSIPDWIFFEAVLDIRRQRTECIRNYFIFGERAVFVGQWASRLLYHIVGFLLPSAILIYCYSCILERLRCGTQGLQKQKAFRVIVTVVVAFFLCWTPYNITLMVDTLHSGNSTDTCGKRSSLDKAKTVTFTLGCLHCCLNPILYAFVGVKFRRQLMDILRSLGCKLKTSAKFQSTVNSRRSSIWSESADTSHSTAI, encoded by the exons ATGCAT AGCTCACAGACAGTCGGTGACATGTTGAGTGACGCCTTGGATGACTTGGAGGACTACAATAGTTCTTATGACTACAGTCTCAGCAACTGGAGTGGTGTTTGTGACCTGAATGAAGGCATGAAGTTTGAGGTGGTGTTCATACCAATTCTTTACTGTGTGGCATTTATTGTGGGTATCCTTGGGAATGGAGTGCTGCTGGGAGTACTGTTTCACAGCAGAAAGATCTGGAGTGTGACAGACACCTTCATCCTCCATCTGGGTGTTGCAGACATACTGCTGTTGGTGACACTGCCCTTCTGGGCAACACAGTATGCtcaagatgatggatggacatttCGCACTCCCCTCTGCAAGATTGTCGgatctgtttttgtg ATCAACTTCTACTGTGGGATCTTTCTCCTGGCCTGCATTAGTTTGGACCGCTACCTGTCAATAGTCCATGCCACCCAGATGTACTCCCGCAGGAAGCCCTGGGTTGTTCAGGCCAGTTGCTTGTCAGTGTGGTTCTTCTCCCTGCTCCTCTCTATCCCTGACTGGATCTTTTTTGAAGCTGTGCTGGATATCAGACGACAGAGAACGGAATGTATTCGCAACTATTTCATTTTTGGTGAAAGGGCTGTATTTGTCGGGCAGTGGGCATCACGTCTGCTTTATCACATAGTGGGCTTTCTGCTTCCTTCAGCCATCCTGATCTACTGCTACTCCTGCATTCTAGAGAGACTGCGATGTGGCACACAGGGCCTTCAAAAGCAAAAAGCTTTTAGGGTCATTGTCACTGTGGTGGTGGCTTTCTTTCTCTGCTGGACACCGTACAACATCACACTCATGGTGGACACACTTCATTCTGGCAATAGCACTGACACCTGTGGAAAGAGATCATCTCTGGATAAGGCGAAAACAGTGACCTTCACTTTGGGATGCCTCCACTGCTGCCTCAATCCCATCCTGTATGCCTTTGTGGGTGTAAAGTTCCGGCGTCAGCTCATGGACATCCTGAGGTCTCTGGGCTGCAAGCTGAAGACAAGTGCCAAATTCCAGTCTACTGTCAACAGCAGGAGAAGCTCCATTTGGTCTGAGTCTGCTGACACCTCCCACTCTACTGCCATCTGA
- the LOC111562957 gene encoding C-X-C chemokine receptor type 3-like: MDVDLDGLFRQNTTYDYDDNYEYKGDFESSSQTVGMPVLYSFVLIVGLLGNILLLALLAQKRQSWSMSDTFILHLGVADILLLVTLPLQAAQAAQHCEWCFGIFCKICGAVFNINFYCGIFLLVCISLDHYLSAVHVAHLYSHKKPWLVHISCLLVWLVSLLLTIPDWIFLVEERDPVKEKTFCVHSYSQSVTDWQLLSRLLHHMVGFVLPAGALIICWSCILLRLQRSSKGLQNQRFIMVILPLIVVFFLCWMPYNITLLVDTSRRSSKESHNDLSGNPEGSLETALAATSALGCVHACLRPLLYLGLCRNFRKRLLDMMKCATVESKSSLWELNVGEEVLPDQSHEGEELKQMTSAEHQVQSVQGR; encoded by the exons ATGGACGTGGATCTAGATGGATTATTTCGTCAGAACACCACATATGACTATGATGACAACTACGAATATAAAGGGGATTTTGAATCAAGCAGTCAGACAGTGGGGATGCCGGTTTTGTACTCTTTTGTGCTGATTGTAGGCCTCCTGGGGAATATACTGCTCCTGGCACTTCTGGCTCAGAAGAGGCAATCATGGAGCATGTCAGACACCTTTATCCTCCACTTGGGTGTTGCAGACATCCTGCTTCTGGTGACGCTGCCCCTCCAGGCTGCACAGGCAGCTCAGCATTGTGAATGGTGCTTTGGGATCTTCTGCAAGATCTGTGGAGCTGTTTTTAAT aTCAACTTCTACTGTGGGATCTTTCTGCTGGTTTGCATCAGTTTAGACCACTACTTGTCTGCCGTCCATGTCGCCCACTTGTACTCTCACAAGAAGCCCTGGTTAGTTCATATCAGCTGCCTCTTGGTCTGGCTTGTTTCCCTTCTCCTCACCATCCCTGACTGGATTTTCCTGGTGGAAGAGAGAGatccagtaaaagaaaaaacattttgtgtgcaCAGCTACTCTCAGTCTGTAACTGACTGGCAGCTGTTGTCACGTTTGCTCCACCACATGGTAGGCTTTGTCCTGCCTGCAGGCGCCCTGATCATCTGCTGGTCCTGTATCTTACTACGGCTTCAGAGAAGCTCTAAAGGCCTCCAGAACCAGAGGTTCATCATGGTCATCCTGCCTCTGATAGTAGTATTCTTTCTCTGCTGGATGCCATATAACATCACACTCCTTGTGGACACCTCCAGGAGGAGCTCTAAGGAGTCTCACAATGATTTATCTGGAAATCCTGAAGGTTCCTTGGAAACAGCTCTTGCGGCCACCTCTGCCCTAGGCTGTGTGCATGCCTGCCTCAGGCCTCTGCTGTATCTTGGCCTGTGTAGAAACTTCAGGAAACGGTTGCTGGACATGATGAAATGTGCTACAGTTGAATCCAAGAGTTCACTGTGGGAGCTGAACGTGGGTGAGGAAGTGCTGCCTGACCAAAGTCATGAGGGGGAAGAGCTGAAACAGATGACAAGTGCAGAGCATCAGGTGCAGTCAGTTCAGGGCAGatga